From Sporolactobacillus pectinivorans:
TACGGTTCATGGCCATAGAAAGCAGAATAAACATCTGCCACCTGTACAGAAGGATAACGTTCCAGTGCAAAAAGGGAACGGTTATAAGTCTCAAGCCACGCCCGTGATTCCGGTATTTGAAACATGGGATTATACAAATTGAGGACACGGATCGTTACAGGCTTCTGAACATCGCCGCGCAGTCGGAGAATAGATTCAATAATCAGTGCCATATTATAGAGGCATTGCTGTATGGCATCAGAAACTATTGTGCTTTCGCCAAATTTAAGCCATTTTTTTCTGGCATGGAGAAGGTCGTTTCCGCCCCCAGTCAATGTAATGAATGTTGCATCATGAACGGCTCCAGCCACTTCCGGACGTGAAAAAAAACTGAGAATATCCTGTGTCGTCGCTCCATTCTTTGCGAAGACGAGTTTTCTAACCGGATGCCTGAAGTAATACTCAATACTTTTTTGATAGTACTTGACAAAATTGGGCTGAAAAAATGTTGATCCGACGCCGACGGTCAATGAATCGCCCAGAGCCACGTACAAGGGGTTTTCATTCAAGCCAATCATCTCCAGACATGAGATGTCTCTAACTATTCTATTCGATTAAGAGACGACATGTTCCAGCCTATTTTCGACATGATGCGAACAAGAAAACAGCGCCCCCTGTGAAACGTATGAATGGGCGCTGTTTTCTCACAAATTATTTATTATTCCCGGCACATTATTTGCCGATGAATTCCTGAGTCCAGTAACTTCCATAGGAACCGCCGGAAACATAGCCAACACCAATTGTTGTAAAATTAGCATTCAGGATATTGGCGCGATGCCCCGGACTGTTCATCCATCCTTGTACAACTTCTTCCGGTGTTTTCTGGCCGGCAGCGATATTTTCACCTGCTGAAGTGTAGCTGATACCATATTTTTTCATCATATCAAATGGAGATCCGTAAGTGGGAGACTGATGATCAAAATAATTCTTGTCGCGCATATCGGTAGACTTGTCTCGTGCCATTTTCGAGAGCGCAGCATCGTCTGACTTCAGCGGTTTGAGACCCGCCTTCGTGCGTTCCTGGTTCGTCAGATCAACAACTTTTTTCTCAAAAGCGTTCATCTGACTGTTTGAAGTCTGCTTTGACGAAGAACCTGAGTTGCTGTTCGCAGCCGGCTTTTTAGGCGTTGTCGGCTGAACCGGTTGATTTTTATTCTGCTGGGGAGCAGGTTGCGGCACAGCAGGCTGAAGCTGAGAAGGATCTAGCTTGATGCCGAAGTGTTTAAACATTTCCTGTAAGTCCGGTGTTTGACCATTATTCAGATTGCATGGGTTGGACATACCGGCAAAGGCAACGGTGACAGGTTTGGCCTCCGGCTTGGGTGCAGCTTCTGCGTGCCCTCCGAAGATGAGTGGAAGCGCAAGCGCTCCGGCTAGTGTTGAAGCAAGAATCTTCTTAATCATTTGTGTTATTCCCTCCTTGGTTCATAGGTTTCGAGATTATGAGACTTTCGGAGGGGTACAAATGGAATTACATGATGTTACCAAATTATTGGTAAGGTTAACCTGCTTTTGTCAGATTGTGTCGCTATTCCCCGGGAAATAGCATTTTTTGCTGATTAATAATAATCATAAAAAAAGGCGCCGCCCAATCTGGACGGCGCCTTCGCTTGTTGTTTACTGTGGAAACTGTTGCTGTGCGTACTGGCTGAATTGCTGCTGCGTCTGCTGAATTTTCTGCGGATCCTGGGACTCAACTTTATACCAGCCTTTATTGAACATCAGATTAAACAGATCACGCTGATGGTCACAGGTCGCATCGAAGACCGTTTTAATATCTTGGTACAGTGCCTGGTGACTTGCTTCTTGAAGTGCATGAACATAGGAGGTGCCCAGATATTTTTCTGTCAAAAGAAGATCATTCAGATAGTCGCGGTCATTCATCTGCGGTGTTTTAGGTACCTGGGTTTCGGTGTTCTGAATAGTTGTAGATTGAATGGGCTGCTTAGTCATCATCGCGCCGTCCCTCCCGCCGTGGTTGCTGCCTGGACGTGTTTACCAAGATGATTGAGGATGGTCTGATATTGGCGGATATGGAGCTGGCATGTCCGGTTCATCGCCTGTATGACATCCTGATCCTGACACATTGCGGCATAAGCATGTGCCTTTTTAATCACTTCGAGGTTCCACGACAGCATGTCTTCAATGTAGAGAAAGTCTTTTGTGGAAAGAATGTCGGGTGGCTGAGGAAAATTCATTGATGCCTGCCCGCCCTGCTGCTGCATATTCATGTTTCATTCACACTCCTTATTTTTATGGTGAAGGTGCTCGTAGGTATTATGTCCCGGCCGGAGAAAAACATTTGGCCGTCTGGCACATTCAAAAACTTTTCATTAAAAATCCATTTCTTTTTTGTGTGAGAAAATATTGAGTATAATAATTAAGAAAACCAAGATACTAAGGTGGGGAATTTGATGCTGACTATGTACTGTTACCCGACTTGCGGCACGTGCAGGAAAGCGAAGAAATGGCTGGATGAACGGCAAATTTCTTATCAGGAAATTCAGATTGTCGATCATCCCCCGGATAGGGAACAGCTTATAGAATTCTGCCGGAAAAGCGGACTGCCGCTCAAAAAATTTTTTAACACCAGCGGGAGTCATTACCGCGCTCAGAATATAAAAACTAAAATGAAAACTGAACCGGAAGAAAATTGGCTGAACTGGCTGGCGGCGGATGGAATGCTGATTAAGCGTCCGCTGATCGTCGGTCGGGATAAAGTGACAGTTGGATTCCGAGAAGACACATTTGAAGAAAAATGGGGAAATGGGACCGGAATGAAAAAATAATCTATTTTCCCGTTTATTTACGATATAATGAAAAGAGCATGAAATGATATGTGGCGGGAATGGCCGCTCAATTGGAGGCATAACTAATGAGTGTACCGAAAGATCTTCTCTACTCAAAAGATCATGAATGGGTCAAAAAAGAATCAGATGGAAAGGTTAAAATTGGCATAACGGAATTTGCCCAGAAGGAGCTGGGGGACATTGTTTTTGTCGAACTCCCGGAGGCCGGCAGCCAGATTAATGCCGGGGATTCATTCGGCAGCGTAGAATCGGTTAAAACGGTTTCCGAACTGTATGCTCCGGTTGCGGGAACTGTTGCTGAAACCAATGATCAACTTGAAGATTCGCCTGAATTTGTCAACGACTCTCCTTACGAAAAAGCATGGATGATTGAACTGGAAAATGTAGACAGCAGCGATCTGGGCACTTTGCTCGATGCAGATGCCTATGAAAAACTGATTGGTGCGGATGCCTGATCAATGCATCACTAGTAAGTTTTTACACTGAATTTCAATAATGGTAAATTAATCATGTAAATTAACAACCCTTGTCATCTTTTTGTTACCGTAATGTTGCTTCCTTTAAGAAGGGAAAGCATGGTATAAAAGATACAAGGGTTTTATTTGTGTTTGATCAGTAAAAACAGTGCCCGACTTTAATAAAATTTTTGACAATATTTATGTCGCTAGGTTGGACATGTTATGGTAGGTACATGCTAATTTAACAGATCAAAGCGAGAGGTGGAACTGTGATGAGCGCCAACCAGCTTGCAATGGGCGGTACATATAATATTCCGCTGGAAATGAATATTTTTAAAGTTCAGCAGGGTGATGAGTCCCTGAGAAACAAAATTATCGAATCTTATCAACCTTTTATAAAGAAGGTTGTTTCTAAAGTATGCAATCGATTTATCGATCAAACAATGGATGAATTCAGCATCGGTCTGGTGGCCTTTAATGAAGCAATCAATCAGTACCAGAAAGGTCAGGGCAGTAAATTCCTGACTTTTGCGGACATGGTGATTCGTCGCCGGATTATTGATTTTATTCGCAAGGAGTCCAGGCAGGTCCGCAATATATATCTGGATCAGGCCAAGCAGGACGATGAAAACGGGATGGAAGAGAGTTATGTGGAACAGCAGGCAGCTATTGACTTTTATGAAGAAAAGTGCCGGATCGACGAACGCAAAGAACAGATTATCAGTTACAGACAGTTGCTGCTTGAATACGGCATTACATTTGATGTATTGAGCAAGCACTGCCCTAAACACGCAGATGCGCGTGAAAATGCCAAAATTTCCGCGAAAAAATTAGTGGAACATAAAGAACTTGTCCTGTTTCTCAAGAAAAAAAGACAGTTGCCAATAAAAGATTTGCTTCAATTTGTCTCATGCAGCCGCAAAACAATAGAAAGGAATCGAAAATATATAATAGCATTGGCGCTGATTTATATCGGCGGATTCAGTGCACTGAAGTCGTACATTGAACCAGAATCGGAATTGGTTCACTGACGCAGGAAAGGTGGGGAAGGAAACTGAATAACCGGGGAGTTCTTGTATCCAGACGGGGGCGTCGTGCTGTTATTCTGACCAATGACGGAAATTTCGAATCGGTCAGACTCAGCTACTCAGCAAACTTGTCGATTGGACAGACTGTATTGTCCGAACACCTTTCCCAATCCCATCCATTTAGAAAATATTTGCTTGTGCCGGTTTTGACCCTCGGCTTTTCAATGCTTTGTTTTGCTCCGGTGACTCACAATGTTTCGGCTCCGAGCAGATCTGCAGCTGCTTATGTCAACATTGGCCTTGCATCGGGTATCGAGGCAAGTGTGGACAGGTATTTTCATATCATTTCAGTCCGCCCTTTGAGCCGAGCTGCAAAGAAAGTCATACCTGATCCTTCTGCTCTTGAAAACTTGTCATTCCGCAATTTTAGCAGCGCATTGATCAGCCGGCTGTATTCGCACGGTGATCTAAAGGGTGGTTCACTTTGCCTGATTTCTACAACTTTTACAAATCAGGTTAGAGGTTCGCAGAGGGAAGCTTTCAATACGGAATTGTTGCGTGCTTTTATGGACGGTACCTCCGAAATGGTGCGAGGAAGCGGTCCCGCTTCGCAGTGGGTACAGACAGCCATGGCCAATCAGGATGCAGTAAAGGGCAACGGGCAATCTGCGAGAAAATATATGCTTTACCTTCAGGCGAAAACAAGAGGAAGCGTACTGACGCTGGATAAGGTAAGAAAGCTTTCTACTGCAGGAATTGAAAAAGCAGTTCCGCCAATAACAATTCCGTGGAAGAAATTGGTAAAAAAAATTACAGATGGTCAGGATCGTGCTTCGTTTATTGAGAAAGGGCCCGATCAGATCCAAACGGCTAATACTTTATTTCAGAATCCGTTTCGGGATGTAGGGCAAAGCGGGCGAAATAGCAGTAGCTACCTTTTTCATGAAAATCATTTCGTTGCTGTACCGCTTAGTGCCGGACAGCGTGAAGCATGATCGAATCGTCACATATGCCGGACTGGCAGCGGGCATAGAGCTAACGTGCTATGCTCGCTTACTCTGTTTATTCAGAAGTATACTGAAGCAGATTAAGATTATGGGGTTGTATCGCTGGCTCTTATTCTCGGATGCGGCGCGATGATCGGCAGGCTGATGGAAGATCCAGGTGCTGCTCAGCGGATTGCCGATTCTATGAGTAGTAAATTTGGAAGGAAAAGAAGATTCAATGGGCTGGAATTGTGACCGGGCTGATCGTTGGTCGCAGCACATCGATCACGATGATTCTGCTGATGGACGGCGGTTGAGGTGCGTTGAACAGGTACTAGTCGGCAGTGGAATCGGTGATTACGTGGCTCGTTTGATGAAAGGAATATCGGTTTCGCCGATTATTCTTGTATTTCTCATCGTTGCTCACTGCACATTCTTGAGAGTGCCACGATTTCCGGTATGATCGCTGTGGCACAAGCCAGTCCGGAATCCTGGCGCTTAGGGCGGGAACATCACCCTTTCACATATCGATGATACGGATTTCTGGATATACAAGGAATATTTTAACCTATCCATTGGCCGATGATGAATCTGATCAGTTCACTTGTCACTCTGTGCATGATATTATTGCTTAGCGTGTTTGTTCATTAAATCGGAATTTTATCTTTATTCCGTCTGTTTCATGTTCGTCCAAAACACATTGACAAGCCTAAAGTACAATGATAGATTATGTGTACGCGAATTGAATAGCGAATGACTCTTATCCAGAGTGGCGGAGGGACTGGCCCGATGATGCCCGGCAACCCCCGGATTTTATTTTTGAAAATCCGGAATGGTGCTAATTCCTACGGATGCTTCGGTGTCCGGCAGATGAGAGAGGTGACCCAGCCCCTTTCTCATCTTGAGGGGTTTTTTGCTGTGTAAAAAAGCGTGGAAGGGGGGACAGCGAGTGGTCTGCATGCTTTTTAGCAGGCTGATTCATTTTTTATGACCAACTAAAAACAGAGGAATACATATTTTAGCCGGTCGTTTTTTTCTCTGAAAGAGAGGTTTATTGATTTGATCCAATTAACGCATGCAAGAAAAATTTATCAAACCGGTACCAGACCTGTAGAAGCATTAACCGATGTCAGTCTGAAGATTGAAAAGGGAGAAATCTTCGGAGTGATCGGTTATAGCGGGGCAGGAAAAAGTACATTGATCCGCCTGATTAATTTGTTAGAAAGACCGACATCCGGGACTGTGGAAGTTGACGGACACATCTTGTCCAGTTTATCTGCCGGAGAACTGCGTGATGCACGGAAACAGATTGGAATGATTTTTCAACATTTTAATTTGCTCTGGTCAAGGACTGTTGCTGAGAATATTTCTTTTCCGCTGGAACTGTCAGGAGTATCAAAAGAGAAAAGGAAGCACCAGGTGAACGAATTGATCCGGATGGTTGGCCTGGAAGGAAGGGAATCCTCCTACCCGGCGCAACTCAGCGGCGGTCAGAAGCAACGTGTCGGAATTGCGCGCGCTTTGGCAAACAATCCTAAAGTACTGCTTTGCGATGAGGCCACTTCTGCTCTTGATCCGAAAACTACAGATTCAATTCTCCAACTGTTAATGGAAATCAATCAATCTCTGGGAATTACAATTGTGCTGATTACCCATGAGATGCACGTGATTCGGAAAATCTGCAACCGCGTTGCTGTTCTTGATTCGGGCACTATTGTCGAAGAGGGCCTTACAGAAAATATTTTTGCAGATCCGCAGCAACCGATCACCCGCGAATTCGTCGGCCAGGTTGCAGCAGAAGAAAGGGATCCAGATCTAATCCGGCGTTTCCGCGCGGCTGGTCCGGATGGCAAAATTGTTCGCGTTATTTTCGATGGTTCAACTGACCAGGAACCGGCACTCGATACGTTTTTTCGCAATCATGCCATCCATGCCAACATCATAAAGAGTGATTTTTTGCCGGCGAATCACGGAAGCAAGGGAACACTGCTTCTGTTTGTCAGAGGCGCGGATGCAGACGTTCAATCAGCGCTTCAAAACCTGAAAAAGAAAAAGATAAGGGCAGAGGTGTTGCCGTTATGACCAATATTTTTCCAAATGTGGACTGGTCAGGCATGCTGCTGGCGACGGGTCAGACACTTTACATGACGCTGGTTTCGGGTATTTTCACATTTATTTTCGGACTGATTCTCGGGTTACTGCTTTTTCTTACTGCGAGCGGTGGATTGTACGAAAATGCGTGGGTGTATAAGCTGACTTCTTCTTTTGTAAATATTTTTCGTTCAATACCCTTCGTTATTCTGATCGTTTTGTTGATTCCACTGACCATCTTGATTATGAGGACAATGATCGGTGCTTCCGCGGCACTTCCATCCATTATTATTGGAGCTGCTCCCTTTTATGGGCGTCTGGTGGAAATTGGGTTACGGGAAGTGGACAAAGGTGTAATCGAGGCATCTGAAGCGATGGGGGCTACTCGATGGCAGATTATTATTAAAGTCCTGTTGCCCGAATCGTGGCCGTCCATGATTTCAGGTATGACCGTTACGCTGATCGCACTGATCGGCAATACTGCCATGGCCGGTGTTGTCGGTGCGGGAGGACTCGGTTCGGTTGCTTATAATGAAGGCTTTGAAGCAAACAATAATGATGTGACTTTTGTAGCAACGATCATCATTCTTATTATTGTTTTCGTGATCCAGTTTATCGGCGACCGGATTAGCCGAGCCGTGGATAAAAGATAGAGAAAGATTTACAGATGGCATCCTAAAAAAAATCACATAAAAACGGGGGAAACTGTATATGAAGAAATTATTTGTCTTTTCATTAATCCTGTCACTTGTCCTTATTCTAGCTGCGTGCGGAAAAGGAAGCGCCAATTCAGGCGGCCAGACGACACTGCTTGTTGGCGCTTCAGCCGTTCCACATGCAGAAATATTGAAACAGGCCGTACCGCTGCTTAAGAAAAAAGGTATCGATCTTAAAGTGAAAGTATTCAATGATTACGTCCTGCCTAATCAGGCGCTGGCTGCCAAACAGCTTGATGCCAATTATTTTCAGCACATTCCTTTCCTTGACCTTTATAACAAAGAGCACCATACAGATCTTGTCAGCGCAGGAAAAATTCATATTGAACCATTCGGCATTTATTCAAAAAAATATAAAAACATCAGTCAAATAAAAGACGGCGCAACGGTCCAAATCAGCAATAATAAATCGGAGCAGGGGAGAATTCTGCTGCTTTTGCAATCAAAAGGACTGGTAAAGATCAAACCGGGCGTGAACGGAGTTTCTGCAACCTTAAATGACATTGATAACATCAAACACCTGAAATTCCTGCAACCAATCGATCCAGCTCTGCTTCCAAAGGCCTATCAGAACAATACAGCGGATCTCTTTGCCATCAATACCAACTT
This genomic window contains:
- a CDS encoding GDSL-type esterase/lipase family protein — protein: MNENPLYVALGDSLTVGVGSTFFQPNFVKYYQKSIEYYFRHPVRKLVFAKNGATTQDILSFFSRPEVAGAVHDATFITLTGGGNDLLHARKKWLKFGESTIVSDAIQQCLYNMALIIESILRLRGDVQKPVTIRVLNLYNPMFQIPESRAWLETYNRSLFALERYPSVQVADVYSAFYGHEPYLLSMDHTHPNPVGYRVMAEVAADLGFEPVADSRGENEARRRQ
- a CDS encoding CAP domain-containing protein, with translation MIKKILASTLAGALALPLIFGGHAEAAPKPEAKPVTVAFAGMSNPCNLNNGQTPDLQEMFKHFGIKLDPSQLQPAVPQPAPQQNKNQPVQPTTPKKPAANSNSGSSSKQTSNSQMNAFEKKVVDLTNQERTKAGLKPLKSDDAALSKMARDKSTDMRDKNYFDHQSPTYGSPFDMMKKYGISYTSAGENIAAGQKTPEEVVQGWMNSPGHRANILNANFTTIGVGYVSGGSYGSYWTQEFIGK
- a CDS encoding spore coat protein, which gives rise to MTKQPIQSTTIQNTETQVPKTPQMNDRDYLNDLLLTEKYLGTSYVHALQEASHQALYQDIKTVFDATCDHQRDLFNLMFNKGWYKVESQDPQKIQQTQQQFSQYAQQQFPQ
- a CDS encoding arsenate reductase family protein, translated to MLTMYCYPTCGTCRKAKKWLDERQISYQEIQIVDHPPDREQLIEFCRKSGLPLKKFFNTSGSHYRAQNIKTKMKTEPEENWLNWLAADGMLIKRPLIVGRDKVTVGFREDTFEEKWGNGTGMKK
- the gcvH gene encoding glycine cleavage system protein GcvH; translation: MSVPKDLLYSKDHEWVKKESDGKVKIGITEFAQKELGDIVFVELPEAGSQINAGDSFGSVESVKTVSELYAPVAGTVAETNDQLEDSPEFVNDSPYEKAWMIELENVDSSDLGTLLDADAYEKLIGADA
- the sigI gene encoding RNA polymerase sigma-I factor gives rise to the protein MSANQLAMGGTYNIPLEMNIFKVQQGDESLRNKIIESYQPFIKKVVSKVCNRFIDQTMDEFSIGLVAFNEAINQYQKGQGSKFLTFADMVIRRRIIDFIRKESRQVRNIYLDQAKQDDENGMEESYVEQQAAIDFYEEKCRIDERKEQIISYRQLLLEYGITFDVLSKHCPKHADARENAKISAKKLVEHKELVLFLKKKRQLPIKDLLQFVSCSRKTIERNRKYIIALALIYIGGFSALKSYIEPESELVH
- a CDS encoding methionine ABC transporter ATP-binding protein, encoding MIQLTHARKIYQTGTRPVEALTDVSLKIEKGEIFGVIGYSGAGKSTLIRLINLLERPTSGTVEVDGHILSSLSAGELRDARKQIGMIFQHFNLLWSRTVAENISFPLELSGVSKEKRKHQVNELIRMVGLEGRESSYPAQLSGGQKQRVGIARALANNPKVLLCDEATSALDPKTTDSILQLLMEINQSLGITIVLITHEMHVIRKICNRVAVLDSGTIVEEGLTENIFADPQQPITREFVGQVAAEERDPDLIRRFRAAGPDGKIVRVIFDGSTDQEPALDTFFRNHAIHANIIKSDFLPANHGSKGTLLLFVRGADADVQSALQNLKKKKIRAEVLPL
- a CDS encoding methionine ABC transporter permease, which translates into the protein MTNIFPNVDWSGMLLATGQTLYMTLVSGIFTFIFGLILGLLLFLTASGGLYENAWVYKLTSSFVNIFRSIPFVILIVLLIPLTILIMRTMIGASAALPSIIIGAAPFYGRLVEIGLREVDKGVIEASEAMGATRWQIIIKVLLPESWPSMISGMTVTLIALIGNTAMAGVVGAGGLGSVAYNEGFEANNNDVTFVATIIILIIVFVIQFIGDRISRAVDKR
- a CDS encoding MetQ/NlpA family ABC transporter substrate-binding protein — encoded protein: MKKLFVFSLILSLVLILAACGKGSANSGGQTTLLVGASAVPHAEILKQAVPLLKKKGIDLKVKVFNDYVLPNQALAAKQLDANYFQHIPFLDLYNKEHHTDLVSAGKIHIEPFGIYSKKYKNISQIKDGATVQISNNKSEQGRILLLLQSKGLVKIKPGVNGVSATLNDIDNIKHLKFLQPIDPALLPKAYQNNTADLFAINTNFALQANLNPKKDALILEGAQSPYANIIAVRKGDEKKKAIKELVDVLHSRTIQDFINKKYKGAVLPVSD